A single region of the Lycium barbarum isolate Lr01 chromosome 2, ASM1917538v2, whole genome shotgun sequence genome encodes:
- the LOC132626371 gene encoding uncharacterized protein LOC132626371 isoform X1 codes for MTRGRGIKRSREGRGDMSNKGGGDNQQLPNTSQEDVSEPSTLMSRQVGSNNRIVSSHESNSHISEPSTPTSQQVGSNNRIVSSHESNSQQIVHTSQDGSARPTFPAPRSISGQQEIPTSLDVGRQQAPSSQNVGAEQATHEQTRSFGSSNPQERRATLGGIKSLKVNEDT; via the coding sequence ATGACAAGGGGAAGAGGCATTAAACGTAGTAGGGAAGGTCGTGGGGACATGTCTAATAAAGGAGGAGGAGACAACCAACAACTACCAAACACTTCTCAGGAGGATGTTAGTGAACCATCAACTCTTATGTCTCGACAGGTTGGTTCAAACAATCGTATTGTCTCATCACATGAAAGTAATTCTCATATTAGTGAACCATCAACTCCTACGTCTCAACAAGTTGGTTCAAACAATCGTATTGTCTCGTCACATGAAAGTAATTCTCAGCAGATTGTACATACATCTCAAGATGGTAGTGCTCGGCCAACATTTCCTGCTCCTCGAAGTATTAGCGGTCAGCAAGAAATTCCTACTTCTCTAGATGTTGGTCGTCAACAAGCTCCTTCTTCTCAGAATGTTGGTGCTGAGCAAGCAACTCATGAACAAACACGATCTTTTGGAAGTAGTAACCCACAGGAAAGACGAGCTACTCTTGGTGGCATAAAATCCTTGAAAGTAAACGAAGATACGTAA